One window of Paenibacillus sp. FSL K6-3182 genomic DNA carries:
- a CDS encoding circularly permuted type 2 ATP-grasp protein: protein MSTAKQSQSQYYDAQTFYDEMFDKDFSVRDHYESVHRLFGRMNPTELAVRQNAINQRMMEEGITFTLYSGAQNEPLERTIPFDYIPRVIPKHEWDGVDRGVRQRIKALNAFLHDVYHGQKIVADGIIPRKMIVSNTYFRPEMAGLHVPGGVYITASGIDLIRDEKGRYYVLEDNLRSPSGFSYLFKGRTLMNELFHDLYLSSSVQSIDRSLNCFLSSLRALSPSGKRDPLIVLLTPGAYNSAYYEHTFLAQQMGIHLVEGRDLVYKDHKIYLRDLRGLRQVDVIYRRIDDDFLDPLAFQPDSFLGVPGLMNAYRAGNVAIANAPGTGVADDKAVYAYVPDMIRYYLGEEPLLHNVPTYILTRKEERDYVLEHLDQLVVKETSLSGGYGMLIGPSASLPEIHAFAEAIKREPERYIAQTTMKLSRAPVMVNGGMTPRHIDLRAFALMGEETHVIPGGLTRVAMKEGSLVVNSSQGGGVKDTWVLKR, encoded by the coding sequence ATGTCGACGGCCAAACAGTCGCAATCGCAATATTACGATGCTCAGACCTTTTACGATGAAATGTTCGATAAGGACTTTTCAGTTCGTGACCACTACGAAAGCGTTCATCGATTATTCGGAAGAATGAATCCAACTGAGCTTGCAGTCCGGCAAAACGCGATTAATCAAAGAATGATGGAGGAGGGAATTACCTTCACGCTGTACAGCGGTGCGCAAAATGAGCCGCTTGAGCGAACGATTCCGTTCGATTATATCCCTCGCGTCATACCGAAGCATGAATGGGATGGCGTTGACCGAGGAGTAAGGCAGCGAATCAAAGCTTTGAATGCATTCCTTCATGATGTATATCACGGACAAAAAATTGTAGCAGATGGTATCATTCCTCGTAAAATGATTGTTTCAAATACTTATTTTCGGCCTGAAATGGCTGGTCTACATGTTCCAGGCGGTGTATATATTACAGCATCGGGCATTGATTTGATTCGTGATGAGAAGGGCCGATATTATGTGCTGGAGGATAATTTGCGATCTCCATCAGGCTTTTCTTATTTGTTTAAAGGCAGAACGTTAATGAATGAGCTATTTCATGATTTGTATTTATCAAGTTCAGTACAAAGTATTGACCGCAGCTTAAATTGTTTTCTAAGCTCACTTCGCGCGCTTTCTCCAAGCGGCAAGCGTGACCCCTTGATCGTGCTGCTCACTCCTGGTGCTTATAATTCAGCTTATTATGAACATACCTTTTTGGCGCAGCAGATGGGCATTCACCTCGTTGAAGGCAGGGACCTCGTATACAAAGACCACAAAATTTATTTGCGTGATTTGCGCGGACTTCGTCAAGTGGATGTTATTTATCGACGCATCGATGATGATTTTCTTGATCCGCTTGCCTTTCAGCCGGATTCCTTCCTTGGTGTACCTGGACTCATGAACGCTTATCGTGCCGGAAATGTAGCGATCGCCAATGCGCCAGGAACAGGCGTGGCGGACGATAAAGCCGTTTATGCGTATGTTCCAGACATGATTCGTTACTATTTGGGAGAAGAGCCTCTTTTGCATAACGTTCCAACGTACATTTTAACGCGCAAGGAGGAACGTGATTACGTGCTGGAACACTTGGATCAGCTCGTTGTGAAGGAGACATCGCTTTCGGGAGGCTATGGCATGTTGATTGGTCCAAGCGCTTCCCTGCCCGAGATTCATGCATTTGCTGAAGCTATTAAGCGGGAACCTGAGCGATATATCGCCCAGACGACGATGAAGCTCTCGCGAGCGCCGGTTATGGTGAATGGCGGCATGACGCCCCGGCATATTGATTTGCGCGCATTTGCTTTGATGGGTGAAGAGACTCATGTCATTCCGGGCGGTTTAACACGTGTTGCGATGAAGGAAGGTTCACTTGTGGTCAACTCTTCTCAGGGCGGCGGAGTCAAGGATACGTGGGTCCTAAAACGATAA
- a CDS encoding globin-coupled sensor protein, which translates to MINLSAERKKQIEYTGITEQDLKILAECKPIFQNIVHEVVDRFYETIGQQPELVAIISNVSTIERLKETQIWYYMSLTEGVIDQAYIDNRIKIGAVHSRIGLTTDWYLGTYMTYLDISTNVLKRVLPERWKDVVHALTKLFNLDSQFVLEAYNQHEQKKIQELADNRSIMLTTVTSAVQELASLMFELDEGAQSIAATAISTSQSQDKTHTLLGELREELEGINEMGTLIRGISDQTHLLGLNAAIEAARAGENGRGFEVVANEVRKLAASSRNALEGIQSKLEEIDKKLSAVRLESEQTSVEARNQAARSQELASFVNMVDKVTKDLQQLNQSE; encoded by the coding sequence TTGATTAATTTATCAGCAGAGCGCAAGAAGCAGATTGAATACACGGGTATTACGGAGCAGGATCTCAAGATTTTAGCGGAATGCAAGCCCATTTTTCAAAATATTGTCCATGAAGTGGTCGACCGGTTTTATGAAACTATAGGCCAGCAGCCGGAGCTTGTAGCTATTATTTCTAATGTAAGCACCATTGAACGTTTGAAGGAAACGCAGATATGGTATTACATGTCGCTTACCGAGGGGGTAATCGACCAAGCTTACATTGATAACCGCATAAAAATAGGCGCTGTCCATTCCCGAATTGGACTGACGACGGACTGGTATTTGGGTACATATATGACTTATCTGGACATATCGACAAACGTACTGAAAAGAGTTCTTCCTGAACGCTGGAAGGATGTTGTGCATGCTTTGACGAAATTGTTCAATCTGGACTCGCAATTCGTGCTTGAAGCTTACAATCAGCATGAACAGAAAAAGATTCAAGAGCTGGCGGACAATCGTTCCATCATGCTGACGACTGTTACGAGTGCTGTGCAGGAGCTTGCTTCACTTATGTTTGAATTGGACGAGGGTGCACAATCGATAGCGGCAACTGCGATTTCGACTTCGCAATCTCAGGATAAGACGCATACACTATTAGGTGAGCTTCGTGAAGAGCTTGAAGGCATTAACGAAATGGGAACTTTGATTCGAGGCATATCGGATCAGACGCATTTGTTAGGTCTTAATGCTGCGATAGAAGCTGCGAGAGCTGGCGAAAATGGGAGAGGCTTCGAGGTTGTTGCGAATGAAGTGCGCAAGCTGGCCGCTTCATCAAGAAACGCACTTGAAGGGATACAGTCAAAGCTTGAGGAAATCGATAAGAAGCTATCCGCAGTGCGCCTTGAATCGGAGCAAACCTCGGTTGAGGCCCGTAATCAAGCAGCTCGATCCCAAGAACTGGCTTCATTCGTTAATATGGTTGATAAAGTTACAAAGGATTTACAGCAATTAAACCAATCCGAATAG